Proteins encoded within one genomic window of Bradyrhizobium sp. CB1717:
- a CDS encoding avidin/streptavidin family protein, translating to MSWVGSWRNQFGSLLRIISETEERIEGTFETALEDSGFYGQTVQITGFHRGNCIGFVAVGSSATGDRVVSYTGLLRHGKMETAWFVVADQALSAASEGDPAKLKPLNWWRAVTTNVDTFERT from the coding sequence ATGTCATGGGTCGGCAGTTGGCGAAATCAGTTCGGCTCCCTCCTTCGCATCATCAGCGAGACGGAGGAGCGCATCGAAGGCACGTTCGAGACGGCGCTCGAAGACAGCGGCTTCTATGGACAAACGGTGCAGATCACCGGGTTTCATCGGGGCAATTGCATCGGCTTTGTCGCCGTGGGCTCGTCTGCGACAGGCGACCGCGTCGTTTCGTACACGGGATTGTTGCGTCACGGGAAAATGGAGACCGCCTGGTTCGTGGTCGCCGACCAGGCGCTGAGTGCCGCCAGCGAGGGTGATCCCGCCAAGCTCAAGCCGTTGAACTGGTGGCGCGCCGTGACAACCAACGTCGACACTTTCGAGCGGACGTAG